The following coding sequences lie in one Pseudorasbora parva isolate DD20220531a chromosome 18, ASM2467924v1, whole genome shotgun sequence genomic window:
- the zgc:86764 gene encoding protein regulator of cytokinesis 1 → MSCRRSEALAFSLVTEINHAMAKLVDIWDSIGIMEDQRVERMQTVKKHIDGLLHSMITEEEALRHRIRTDIITFQKQLDTLCLELTMEPNKMDEDLTVLQIEKMLRCRVEFLLKEKSERLRELSDLKKQDEELCVTLCATPYYIPSGSVPSRKQLKELQEHVEKLSKEKESRVKVFSGLREDIRTLMDEMGHEPESSLERESICPDTEIFLLTHDNIKALKLLLSQLEMKKESLISARDKLKERATSLWNRLSCPEPEGEVLREAALSTLSDDIRRWQGFVEHLEELQMARLEEVVEKVRQELVVLWDKCMIGPEQREPFSVHFCDNHYTEELLALHDTELLKTKALYEAAQPILEDLEKWKRNWTLFQEFERKAADPSRFSNRGGSLLKESKDRAKVQKLLPKLEEELRGRVEEWEKNKGSFFLVQGQRIMDYISCQWEEHRLQKDKEKNERMTKKAETSQFKTPTKRPLGATYTTPTPNKIKKTPNQMAPRTATVNGISTAGSSSSTTFLCVPGRPQLSAKRSKTTEASSGPRVPLQEFNSDKNPISMSYSAFTSELSRKANSDAFLNSTARDML, encoded by the exons ATGTCTTGTCGAAGAAG TGAGGCTCTGGCATTCTCTCTTGTGACTGAGATCAATCATGCGATGGCCAAGCTTGTGGACATATGGGACAGCATTGGCATTATGGAGGACCAAAGGGTGGAGCGAATGCAAACTGTGAAAAAGCATATAGAT GGGCTTTTACATTCCATGATCACTGAGGAAGAGGCCTTAAGACATCGCATCAGAACTGATATCATTACCTTCCAGAAACAATTGGATACTCTGTGCTTGGAGCTAACAATGGAACCAAACAAA ATGGATGAAGATCTTACAGTTCTGCAGATTGAGAAGATGCTTCGTTGCCGGGTAGAGTTTCTTCTGAAGGAGAAGAGTGAACGTTTGAGGGAGTTGAGTGATTTGAAAAAGCAGGACGAGGAGTTGTGCGTGACTCTGTGCGCCACCCCGTACTACATTCCTTCGGGAAGTGTGCCTTCTCGAAAACAGCTGAAGGAGCTCCAGGAGCATGTCGAGAAACTCAGCAAAGAAAAA GAGAGCAGGGTGAAGGTATTCTCTGGGCTCAGGGAGGACATCAGGACTCTAATGGATGAGATGGGACATGAACCAGAGAGCAGTCTGGAACGGGAGTCCATCTGCCCGGACACTGAAATTTTTCTGCTGACGCATGACAATATCAAAGCCTTGAAACTGCTGCTCAGCCAG CTTGAAATGAAGAAGGAATCCTTGATTTCAGCTCGAGACAAACTCAAGGAGCGAGCTACGAGCCTGTGGAATCGTCTGAGTTGTCCTGAGCCGGAAGGCGAGGTTCTGAGAGAGGCTGCTTTGAGCACTCTCTCTGATGATATCAGACGG TGGCAGGGATTTGTAGAACATCTGGAGGAACTGCAGATGGCTCGGCTGGAGGAGGTGGTTGAAAAGGTCCGACAGGAGCTTGTGGTTCTGTGGGACAAATGCATGATTGGACCAGAACAAAGAGAGCCGTTCAGTGTTCACTTCTGTGATA ATCACTACACTGAGGAGCTGCTGGCCCTCCATGACACCGAGCTGCTGAAAACGAAGGCTTTATATGAGGCAGCACAACCCATACTGGAGGACCTGGAGAAATGGAAAAGGAACTGGACTCTCTTTCAAGAGTTTGAG AGAAAGGCTGCGGATCCAAGTCGCTTCAGTAACAGAGGAGGGTCTCTGCTTAAAGAGAGTAAGGACAGGGCCAAAGTACAGAAACTGCTCCCAAAG CTGGAAGAGGAGTTGAGAGGCCGTGTGGAAGAATGGGAAAAGAATAAGGGGTCTTTCTTCCTTGTACAAGGTCAAAGGATCATGGATTATATCTCATGCCAGTGGGAAGAACATCGCTTGCAGAAAGATAAGGAAAAGAATGAACGG ATGACAAAGAAAGCTGAAACCTCTCAGTTTAAAACTCCAACAAAGAGACCCCTCGGAGCAACATATACCACCCCCACCCCTAACAAAATTAAAAAG ACACCCAATCAGATGGCTCCTCGCACTGCCACCGTTAACGGTATCAGTACTGCCGGCAGCAGCTCATCCACCACGTTTCTGTGTGTGCCAGGAAGGCCTCAACTCTCTGCCAAG AGGAGCAAGACTACAGAAGCCAGCTCTGGCCCACGCGTGCCGCTGCAGGAGTTCAACAGTGACAAGAACCCCATTTCGATGAGCTACTCTGCCTTTACC AGCGAGCTCTCCAGGAAAGCCAACAGTGATGCCTTTCTCAATTCCACCGCTAGAGACATGCTTTGA
- the slc26a1 gene encoding sulfate anion transporter 1, translating to MHPSSLEGMEDLNSRTVGPLKRRVRQRRRIHEIIKTKLQRNLSCSALKVKRNLTGFFPVVKWLPKYKVKEYIWGDLMSGLIVGIILIPQAIAYCLLAGLDPIYGLYTSFFANIIYFFMGTSRHVSVGIFSLMSLMVGQVVDREVFLAGFDLNEGSTKNTFGLNGTGETNSTVVNLTIMALNIECGKECYAISIATALTFLAGVYQVLMAVLRLGFVSVYLSAPMLDGFATGASCTILTVQAKYLLGLKIPRHQGYGTVVVTWINIFKNIHKTNFCDLITSAICIIVLVAGKEIQDRYKDRLKVPMPTELVVVAVATIVSHFADLNGQFSSSISGAIPTGFIPPKVPSVELMSRVACDAIPLAVISFAFTVSLSEMFAKKNGYTVRPNQEMIAIGFCNIIPSFFHSFTTSAALAKTMVKDSTGCQTQVSSVVSALVVLLVLLFFAPFFYALQKCVLACIIIVSLRGALHKFQDVPKQWRESKIEAIVWLVTMSSTALISVELGLLIGVVFSMICVVVQTQNPKVSLLGQIEQTNDYEDMEEYDNLSPVPKVKIFRFQAPLFYANKDFFLKSLYKATDLEPFLEITRRRKLEKKAREKAKKKTDSVDQTNGDVSVSLISKDLDFHTIILDCSCISIIDTTGVGTFRMLLKEYKDVGINVILACCNTKVIDSLRRGSFFGAGDKDMERLSFHTIHSAVCFATSTTEPVNDSSV from the exons ATGCATCCTTCATCACTGGAAGGCATGGAAGACCTAAACTCTAGGACTGTGGGCCCACTAAAGCGTAGAGTTCGACAGAGGAGAAGAATTCATGAGATTATCAAGACCAAGTTGCAGCGAAACCTTTCCTGCTCAGCACTTAAAGTAAAGAGGAATCTAACAGGCTTCTTCCCTGTAGTTAAATGGCTTCCGAAGTACAAGGTAAAGGAATATATATGGGGAGACCTGATGTCTGGACTCATAGTTGGCATAATACTGATCCCTCAAGCCATTGCGTACTGCCTGCTGGCCGGCTTGGATCCTATCTATGGCTTGTACACATCGTTTTTTGCAAACATCATATACTTTTTCATGGGGACGTCAAGACATGTTTCTGTGGGCATCTTCAGCCTCATGAGTTTAATGGTTGGACAAGTTGTGGACCGAGAGGTTTTCCTTGCAGGCTTCGATTTGAACGAAGGCAGTACGAAAAACACATTTGGGTTAAATGGCACTGGGGAAACCAACAGCACTGTCGTCAACTTGACGATCATGGCACTGAATATCGAATGTGGAAAAGAATGCTATGCCATTAGCATTGCCACAGCTTTAACATTTCTCGCTGGAGTCTACCAG GTGCTGATGGCTGTTCTCAGGCTGGGCTTTGTCTCCGTTTATCTCTCTGCTCCTATGCTCGATGGCTTTGCCACTGGGGCATCTTGCACTATACTCACTGTCCAGGCAAAGTACCTTCTTGGCCTTAAGATTCCTCGACACCAAGGCTACGGCACAGTGGTGGTCACCTGGATCAACATCTTCAAGAACATCCACAAAACCAACTTCTGTGACTTAATAACAAGTGCCATTTGCATCATAGTACTGGTTGCAGGAAAAGAGATCCAGGATCGCTACAAAGACCGTTTGAAGGTACCGATGCCCACAGAACTGGTGGTAGTGGCAGTCGCCACCATAGTTTCCCATTTTGCTGATCTAAACGGGCAGTTTAGCTCTAGTATCTCAGGTGCCATTCCAACTGGTTTCATTCCTCCAAAGGTACCCAGCGTTGAACTGATGTCCCGGGTAGCATGCGATGCCATTCCATTAGCTGTCATCAGTTTTGCGTTTACCGTTTCTCTCTCCGAGATGTTTGCTAAAAAGAACGGCTACACGGTTAGACCGAACCAAGAAATGATAGCAATCGGGTTCTGCAATATAATTCCTTCATTTTTCCATTCTTTCACTACAAGTGCCGCCCTTGCGAAAACTATGGTGAAGGACTCAACGGGTTGCCAGACTCAGGTCTCCAGTGTAGTGAGTGCCTTAGTGGTTCTTCTAGTCCTCCTGTTCTTTGCACCATTTTTCTACGCCCTGCAAAAATGCGTCCTCGCCTGCATCATCATCGTCAGTCTCCGGGGCGCCCTGCACAAATTTCAAGATGTCCCTAAACAATGGCGTGAGAGCAAGATTGAGGCAATTGTCTGGTTGGTGACCATGAGCTCAACTGCTCTTATCAGTGTGGAGCTTGGATTGCTGATCGGGGTGGTCTTCTCTATGATCTGTGTGGTGGTCCAGACTCAGAATCCTAAGGTTTCGTTACTGGGACAAATTGAACAAACCAATGACTATGAGGACATGGAAGAGTATGATAATCTCTCGCCGGTTCCAAAAGTGAAGATCTTTCGTTTTCAAGCACCTCTTTTCTACGCCAACAAAgacttctttttaaaatctttgtATAAAGCAACTGATCTTGAGCCATTCCTTGAAATAACCCGAAGAAGAAAACTGGAGAAAAAAGCTAGAGAAAAAGCTAAAAAGAAGACTGATAGTGTAGATCAAACAAATGGAGATGTAAGTGTGAGCTTGATTTCAAAAGACTTAGATTTCCATACTATCATCTTGGATTGCTCCTGCATTTCCATAATAGACACAACAGGAGTGGGCACCTTCAGAATGCTTTTGAAAGAGTATAAAGATGTTGGCATCAATGTAATTCTAGCTTGCTGCAACACAAAAGTAATAGATTCTTTAAGGAGAGGCTCTTTTTTTGGAGCTGGTGACAAAGACATGGAACGACTATCCTTTCACACCATCCACAGTGCTGTTTGTTTTGCTACTAGTACAACAGAACCGGTTAATGACTCGTCTGTGTAA